A window of Plantibacter sp. PA-3-X8 genomic DNA:
GCTGGGCGGCGGGTACACGCACAACACCCGCTCGGGCGTCGCCCACTACCTCGCGAGCGACGAACCGGACGCCCTCGACTACGCCCGCACCCTCGTCGGCTTCCTGCCCGACAACAACCTGTCCGAGGCCACGGTCTTCGACGTCGAGGTGGAGCTCGAGACGACGGACGAGGACCGCCGACTCAACACCCTCATCCCCGACTCGCCGAACCAGCCCTACGACGTGAAGACCGTCATCGAGCACGTCGTCGACGACGCCGACTTCCTCGAGGTCCAGCCGCTCTTCGCCCCGAACATCGTCATCGGTTTCGCGCGCGTCGAGGGACGGTCGGTCGGCGTCATCGCCAACCAGCCCTCCCAGATGGCCGGGACGCTCAACATCGAAGCGGGCGAGAAGGCGAGTCGGTTCGTCCGGTTCTGCGACGCGTTCAGCATCCCGATCCTCACCCTGGTCGACGTCCCCGGCTACCTGCCCGGCACCGACCAGGAGTGGACCGGCGTCATCCGCCGCGGCGCGAAGCTCCTCTACGCCTACGCCGAGGCCACGGTGCCCCTGGTGACCGTCATCCTGCGGAAGGCCTACGGCGGCGCCTACATCGTCATGGGCTCGAAGCAGCTCGGGGCCGACATCAACCTCGCCTGGCCCACGGCCGAGATCGCGGTCATGGGTGGGCAGGGTGCCGTCAACATCCTGTACCGCGGCGAGATCAAGCGGGCCGAGGAGGCCGGCGAGGACGTCGCCGCCGTGCGCACGCGCCTCGCGAACGAGTACACCTACAACGTGGCGAGCCCGTTCCTGGCCGCCGAGCGCGGCGAGCTGGACGGCGTCATCGAGCCGGCTGCCACGCGGGTCTCGGTCATCAAGGCGCTCCGTGCACTCCGGACGAAGCGTGCGAGCCTGCCCGCCAAGAAGCACGGGAACATCCCGCTGTGAGCACCGGCGCCGAGCCGAACACGACCGAGCCGTCGTCGATCGATCTCCGGATCGAGCGCGGTACCCCGACCGACGAGGAGCTCGCGGCACTCACCGCGGTGCTGAGCGTCGCGATCGCCGAACAGGCACTGCGCGACGCCGACACCGCCCCGGCACCTCGCGTCCCGTCGACGTGGGAGCGGACGAGGCGGAACCTCCGCACGGGGATCACCGTGGGCCCAGGACACTGGCGCGCGTTCACGGGCTGAGCCGTCTCGACGGAGGACTCACGCCGGTTGCCCCTCGCGGCGCGCGGTGCTGTCCCCCATTCGTGTCCTCCATAGTGCCGACTGTCGGGGGTACCCCTGATGGAGGATCATCATTCTCGAAAGTTGCGTCTCATCGAGACCACTTCACCAGCTCCTGCTCCATCTAGGGTAAGCGGGCAGGAGTTCGGGGGCGGGTCAGAGCGGTATTCGGGTTACCGCTCTGACCCACGAACGTCACGGAGGGCCAGCATCGGGTGCTGGCCCTCCTTTCGTTCGTCCAGGACCAGGCACGTCGACGGGCTCAGTGATCGTGCGAGCTGTGCTCGGATGTGTCCGGCTCATGCGCTCGTCGAAGTGCACACGAGGAACCTCCCGCTCCGGTGATCCCCTCCCGGTCCCTGAGCAACCCCCTCTGGTCCCTGAGCAACCCCCTCCGGTCCCTGAGCAACCCCCTCTGGTCCCTGAGCTTGTCGAAGGGCACACGAAGAAGCATCCACAACCGGCGACGCCCCACCGGTCCCTGAGCAACCCCCGCCGGTCCCTGAGCAACCCCCTCCGGTGCCTGAGCCTGTCGAAGGGCACACGAGGAACCTCCCGCTCCGGTGATCCTCTTCCGGTCCCTGAGCAACCTTCTCCGGTCACTGAGCTTGTCGAAGGGCCCACGAGCAACTTCCACAACCAACTCGACTCGGCATCTGGAATGTCAGTGGTTCGTGGTGGACTTGTTCCATGACCGAGACCACCCTCACCGCGATCCGCGCGAGCGACGAGCACGCCGCGCGCCTCGCGGAGTTCTCGGACCACTACGCGGACATCCAGCGGCGGTGTGCTGCTCTGGACGCCGAGGAGGCCCGGCTCCTCGCCCGCTCTGCCGCCTACGCGGACGCCTTCGCAGGCGTCACGGTTCCGGCGATCTTCCCGCCTGCCGGGCGGCAGGCGCTCTCCCGCCGGTCGACCTGCGCAGCCCTCGCGATGGCGACGCGCACGCCCGAGCAGACGGTCCAGCGGGCGACGAACGACGCCGAGCGGGTCGTCAACGACGCACCCGCCGTGCTCGCGTCCTTCGAGGCCGGCCGCATCTCAGCGCGGCACGCGCAGACGATCATCGAACAACTCAGCGACGTGCCGACCGCAGGGCGGGCGGTGTTCCTCGCTGAGGTCCTGGCGGTTGCGGAAGAGTCCACCAACGCGAACCTCCGCAGGCGCGCCCGCGTCCTGCGCGAGCGCCTTCACCCCGAGTCCATTACGGCACGCGCCCGGCGGTCCGAGGCGGACCGCCGGGTGGAGTTCGAGCCGGCAGCGGACGGCATGGCGTGGGTACACCTGTTCACCACCGCGCCCATCGCGCAAGGCCTCGCGGAGCGGGTCGAAGCGGCTGCCGCGGAGTCACGCAAGGCCGGTGACACCCGCACGTGCGCCCAACTGCAGGCCGACGCCCTCGCGGCGCTCGCGCTCAGCGGCGTCACGCCTGACGACGTGACGTTGAGCCCAGTGCTCCCGCACCCCATCGAGGTCCAGGAACACATCAAGCCGACCGTGCAGATCACCGTCCCGGCGCTCAGTATGGCCGGCGTCAGCGACGCACCGGCCATGCTGGACGGGTACGGCCCCATCGACCCGGAGACCGCCGCACGCATCGCGGTGAACGCACCCAGCTTCACCCGGATCCTCGTCCAGCCAGAGACGGGTGCGGTGCTCTCCGTCGGGCGCAGCCAGTACCGGGTCCCGGCCGACCTGCAACGCGCGGTACGCCTCCGGGACGGCACCTGTCGGGCACCGGGCTGCGGGAGACGCGCCAGGGCCTGCGACCTCGACCACTCGGTCGCGTGGGAGGGCGGCGGGGCAACGGATGTCGGCAATCTCGCCTGTCTCTGCCGACATCATCACCGGATGAAGCACCTGCCCGGATGGACCCTCGACCACGGGCCCGGCGGGGCGCTCGAGTGGACTACACCTGACGGGAAGCGCCATCGGACGGAACCGGACCCCGCGCCGTTCTGACCGCTGCCTGTCCCTGAGCTGCGTCGCACTGAGCTTGTCGACGTGTCGAAGGGGTCCTCGTGGGCACTTCGACAGGCTCAGTGACCGAGAGAGGTTCACCGGGAACGATTCGGTCCCTGAGCCTGTCGAAGGGCACTCAGGTCGCGCCGGTTCTGTGGACGGCGGCGGTCCACCCGGAGTAGCTCCGGTCCCTGAGCAATGCCGCACAGGGCCTGTCGAAGGGTGTTGCACCGTCGAAGCGGTTCAGTCCTCGTCGGACACGCCGACCGCGCCCACGCCGGCACGGGAGCCGTCGCGCGGGATCTCGAGCCAGACGTCGAGTTCCTCGTCGTCGTCGTCCGGACCCGCAGCGACGCCCGGATCGCGGTGCACCGCGCGCAGGCCGACCACGGTCACCGCGACGCGCTCGTCGTCCGGGACGCTCCGCACGATGAGGCGGGTGGCGTGCGAGGCGGCGAGCGCTTCGGCGATCTGCTCGTGGATCGCATCGAGGACGCCGGCGTCCAGCTCCTCGAGGCCGCCTTCGTCCAGCATGTTCACGATCGCTCCGCGCCGTCGGGCCGCGAGCACCTCGGACCGGACCGGGTCGCTCAGGAGGTGACGCCCGCGGATCTCGTCGCGGAGACTGGCCTCCAGCGTGCGGCACTCCGTACGATCGGCCACGGAGAGCCTGCCGCCGTTGGCGATGATCGTGCGGAGCATCGGGGTCGCCAGGCGGCCCGTCTGACTGAGGCGTCGCCGCCGCTCGTGCACGTGCGCGTAC
This region includes:
- a CDS encoding HNH endonuclease signature motif containing protein; translated protein: MTETTLTAIRASDEHAARLAEFSDHYADIQRRCAALDAEEARLLARSAAYADAFAGVTVPAIFPPAGRQALSRRSTCAALAMATRTPEQTVQRATNDAERVVNDAPAVLASFEAGRISARHAQTIIEQLSDVPTAGRAVFLAEVLAVAEESTNANLRRRARVLRERLHPESITARARRSEADRRVEFEPAADGMAWVHLFTTAPIAQGLAERVEAAAAESRKAGDTRTCAQLQADALAALALSGVTPDDVTLSPVLPHPIEVQEHIKPTVQITVPALSMAGVSDAPAMLDGYGPIDPETAARIAVNAPSFTRILVQPETGAVLSVGRSQYRVPADLQRAVRLRDGTCRAPGCGRRARACDLDHSVAWEGGGATDVGNLACLCRHHHRMKHLPGWTLDHGPGGALEWTTPDGKRHRTEPDPAPF
- a CDS encoding acyl-CoA carboxylase subunit epsilon gives rise to the protein MSTGAEPNTTEPSSIDLRIERGTPTDEELAALTAVLSVAIAEQALRDADTAPAPRVPSTWERTRRNLRTGITVGPGHWRAFTG
- a CDS encoding acyl-CoA carboxylase subunit beta; this translates as MTDETTSGPDLYTTAGKLADLKNRYHEAVTASGEAAIEKQHKKGKLTARERIEQLLDHGSFVELDEFVRHRTTAFGMDRSRPYGDAVVTGTGTIHGRQVAVYSQDFTIFGGSLGEVAGDKIIKIMDLALKTGVPIIGMLDSGGARIQEGVVALGKYGEIFRRNTQASGVIPQISIIMGPAAGGAVYSPALTDFVIMVDKTSQMFVTGPDVIKTVTGEDVGMEELGGGYTHNTRSGVAHYLASDEPDALDYARTLVGFLPDNNLSEATVFDVEVELETTDEDRRLNTLIPDSPNQPYDVKTVIEHVVDDADFLEVQPLFAPNIVIGFARVEGRSVGVIANQPSQMAGTLNIEAGEKASRFVRFCDAFSIPILTLVDVPGYLPGTDQEWTGVIRRGAKLLYAYAEATVPLVTVILRKAYGGAYIVMGSKQLGADINLAWPTAEIAVMGGQGAVNILYRGEIKRAEEAGEDVAAVRTRLANEYTYNVASPFLAAERGELDGVIEPAATRVSVIKALRALRTKRASLPAKKHGNIPL